A DNA window from Theobroma cacao cultivar B97-61/B2 chromosome 5, Criollo_cocoa_genome_V2, whole genome shotgun sequence contains the following coding sequences:
- the LOC108661926 gene encoding uncharacterized protein LOC108661926, whose protein sequence is MGSLAHISVGKKSLIREMQGLGDMGVYFEVLETNALLEHFRVRPILIDKIREAQGKDEFITKALENLQGRKGKIFTKGTDGLLRYGIRLYVPDSDGLRRKTLKEAHMVFYVVHPGAIKIYQDLRKVYWWEGLKKDVVEFISKCLVC, encoded by the coding sequence ATGGGGAGTCTAGCACATATATCTGTAGGAAAAAAATCCTTGATTCGGGAGATGCAAGGTTTAGGAGATATGGGTGTGTATTTTGAAGTTTTAGAGACAAATGCATTGTTAGAACATTTTAGAGTTAGGCCTATCTTAATAGACAAGATCAGAGAAGCCCAAGGTAAAGATGAGTTCATAACTAAGGCCTTGGAAAACCTTCagggaaggaaaggaaaaatatttactaaaggcacagatggaTTATTGAGGTATGGGATCAGACTTTATGTGCCCGATAGTGATGGATTGAGGAGAAAAACATTGAAGGAGGCACACATGGTATTctatgtggtacatccagGAGCTATAAAGATATATCAAGACTTGAGAAAGGtatattggtgggaaggactcAAGAAAGATGTAGTTGAGTTTATCTCCAAGTGCCTAGTTTGTTAG